In Marinicauda algicola, one DNA window encodes the following:
- a CDS encoding lipopolysaccharide biosynthesis protein: MLERTIVKYIPVQAVQAIVGFGAIAVFSRLLTPEEYGRYALILAAMALLNIVTFLWLDAAVARFHARAERFGSIPHHLKTAYRLYAVAAVLAGGLGAGVIALSPLDANYKAAAGFALVHMLARGALQIGLETYRAGGEVRRYSINEIAALLGGFGLGAVLVLVTELGAAGVFAGMAAALLVVTLADLPAMLSRARGGRGKPRRTRLYAGYGAGVSASVIFEHLLSVGDRFLIAAFLGAGAVGVYAAGYGLGDRLIDILFVWLSVAIWPMTIRALEREGEAAAREVARRAAAIMAAVTLPAAVGLILVAEPLTTLMIGGAMRAEAALILPWIAGAALLRGMMTYYFHEAFTLKRRPGLMAALMAAAALLNLLLNLVLIPRFGIYGAAAATVIAYAAALLSCALVSRSIFPLPLPWLEWAKAGFATAAMAGFVWLLPDLQPALADLLMKAGAGASVYAALALALNLAGCRDGLGLLAAKRVPG, encoded by the coding sequence GTGCTCGAGCGCACCATCGTGAAATACATCCCCGTGCAGGCGGTCCAGGCGATCGTCGGTTTCGGCGCGATCGCGGTGTTCTCGCGCCTGCTCACGCCGGAGGAGTACGGGCGCTACGCGCTGATTCTCGCCGCGATGGCGCTGCTAAACATCGTCACCTTCCTCTGGCTCGACGCGGCGGTGGCGCGCTTTCACGCCCGGGCCGAACGCTTCGGGTCGATCCCCCATCACCTGAAGACCGCCTACCGGCTCTACGCCGTCGCGGCGGTCCTGGCCGGCGGGCTCGGGGCAGGGGTCATCGCGCTGTCTCCGCTCGATGCCAACTACAAGGCAGCCGCCGGCTTCGCGCTCGTGCATATGCTGGCGCGCGGCGCTCTGCAGATCGGGCTCGAGACCTATCGCGCGGGCGGGGAGGTGCGGCGCTACTCGATCAACGAGATCGCCGCCCTGCTGGGCGGATTCGGGCTCGGCGCCGTCCTGGTGCTCGTCACCGAGCTCGGCGCGGCGGGCGTGTTCGCCGGCATGGCGGCCGCGTTGCTGGTCGTCACGCTCGCGGATCTGCCCGCCATGCTCTCGCGCGCACGCGGCGGACGGGGCAAGCCGCGGCGCACCCGGCTCTATGCCGGCTACGGCGCGGGGGTTTCGGCCTCGGTGATCTTCGAGCACCTGCTCTCGGTGGGCGACCGCTTCCTCATCGCCGCCTTCCTGGGCGCCGGGGCGGTCGGCGTGTATGCGGCCGGTTACGGGCTCGGCGACCGGCTCATCGACATCCTCTTCGTCTGGCTCTCGGTCGCGATCTGGCCGATGACGATCCGCGCGCTGGAGCGCGAGGGCGAGGCGGCCGCGCGCGAGGTCGCCCGCCGGGCGGCCGCGATCATGGCCGCCGTGACCCTGCCGGCGGCGGTAGGGCTCATCCTCGTCGCAGAGCCGCTGACCACGCTGATGATCGGTGGGGCTATGCGGGCCGAAGCCGCGCTGATCCTGCCCTGGATCGCGGGCGCGGCGCTGCTGCGCGGAATGATGACCTATTATTTCCACGAGGCGTTCACGCTGAAGCGCAGGCCCGGCCTGATGGCCGCGCTGATGGCGGCCGCGGCCCTGCTCAATCTCCTGCTCAATCTCGTGCTGATCCCGCGCTTCGGCATTTACGGCGCCGCCGCGGCGACCGTGATCGCGTACGCAGCCGCCCTGCTGTCGTGCGCGCTCGTGTCTCGGAGCATATTCCCGCTGCCCTTGCCCTGGCTGGAATGGGCCAAGGCGGGCTTCGCCACGGCGGCGATGGCCGGCTTCGTCTGGCTGCTGCCCGATCTGCAGCCCGCCCTTGCCGATCTCCTGATGAAGGCCGGGGCGGGCGCGAGCGTCTATGCCGCCCTTGCCCTCGCGCTCAACCTCGCCGGTTGTCGCGACGGGCTTGGCCTGCTCGCGGCGAAACGCGTTCCCGGCTAG
- a CDS encoding glycoside hydrolase family 5 protein has protein sequence MQALRRTGLALACVLLCACSDTGERAVAEAFAPPADAVGFTRCLNLGGALEAGYEGEWGYTIEDAHLAAIAQAGFEAVRLPVNWAGHAGPAPRYRIDPAFLARVDHVIETALGEGLQVVLDVHHFEALMDDPEGESARLRAIWAQLSGHYAGWPDGLVFELLNEPNGAMDAARVNAMNGELLALIREDNPERRVVLATPRWANIEGLFELEPPDDPHIVLSFHYYSPFDFTHQGAPWTDRERTGLSWGSPRERAEITADFRAVDAFAQARGLPVLLGEFGVYGEVPLPARAQWTRAVREAAEARGFAWCHWDFASSFPVYQTGEARWIEDMRAALLD, from the coding sequence ATGCAAGCTCTGCGCCGCACCGGCCTCGCCCTCGCGTGCGTCCTGCTCTGCGCCTGCTCGGACACCGGAGAGCGCGCCGTGGCCGAGGCCTTCGCCCCGCCCGCGGACGCCGTCGGCTTCACCCGGTGCCTCAATCTCGGCGGCGCGCTTGAAGCCGGTTACGAGGGCGAGTGGGGCTACACCATCGAGGACGCCCACCTCGCCGCCATCGCCCAGGCCGGTTTCGAGGCGGTGCGCCTGCCGGTGAACTGGGCGGGCCATGCCGGGCCGGCACCGCGATACCGGATCGATCCCGCCTTCCTCGCGCGCGTCGACCATGTCATCGAGACCGCGCTCGGCGAGGGGCTGCAGGTCGTGCTCGACGTGCATCATTTCGAGGCGCTGATGGACGATCCGGAGGGAGAATCCGCACGTCTGCGCGCCATCTGGGCACAGCTCTCGGGCCATTATGCCGGCTGGCCGGACGGGCTCGTCTTCGAACTCCTGAACGAGCCGAACGGCGCGATGGACGCCGCGCGCGTGAACGCGATGAATGGCGAGCTGCTCGCGCTGATCCGCGAGGACAACCCGGAGCGCCGCGTCGTGCTCGCCACGCCGCGCTGGGCCAATATCGAGGGGCTGTTCGAGCTGGAGCCGCCGGACGATCCCCATATCGTCCTGAGCTTCCACTATTATTCGCCCTTCGACTTCACCCACCAGGGCGCACCCTGGACCGACCGGGAGCGCACCGGACTCTCGTGGGGCAGCCCGCGCGAGCGGGCCGAGATCACTGCGGATTTCCGGGCCGTCGACGCCTTCGCGCAGGCCCGGGGCCTGCCCGTCCTGCTCGGCGAGTTCGGCGTCTATGGCGAGGTTCCGCTGCCCGCGCGCGCGCAATGGACGCGGGCCGTCCGAGAGGCCGCCGAGGCCCGCGGCTTTGCCTGGTGCCACTGGGACTTCGCCAGCTCCTTCCCGGTCTACCAGACCGGCGAGGCGCGCTGGATCGAGGACATGCGCGCCGCGCTGCTTGACTAG